A region of the Ignavibacteria bacterium genome:
ACTGGTGAAAAAGTTTTTCAAGAATTATTCAACGCCAAACCGTTAATCGACAAATGGACTTTCTCAACAAACGGAGTTGTTATAAACGGAATTTATGGAATTCCGATAATCGGCTTTGGTCCTGGTAATGAGGTTCTTGCTCATGCACCTGATGAGAAAGTACCAATTGAACATTTAGTCAAAGCAAGTGCGTTTTATGCAATGTATTGCATGACTTTTTAGTTCATCTTCAGAGAAATAACCAGTTATTACCTCCGATATTCTAAATATTTTTGTATATTGGCAATGAATAAAAAATTGATATTCATACATTACTAATGAACAATAATGCAGAATAATTTGCTCGAAAGAGTCGCAATTGATCAGCTTGAAAACTTCAAATCAAAAGATCCAGGAGTTGAAAGAGATGTTGATTTCGAAAGGGCGCTGAAATCCAAGCAAATTTTGATAATCACAGGAATACGTCGCTGCGGCAAATCAACGCTTCTTAGACAACTATCAGAAAAGCTTCATTCATTCTACTATCTCAATTTTGATGATGAAAGATTATTGAAATTTACAATCGATGACTTTGACAATTTGCTTATTCTTTGGAAGAAGTTATACAAATCCAAGACTATAATTCTTGATGAAATTCAAAATGTGAAGAATTGGGAAAGATTTGTTAGAAGAGTTTATGATGAAGGCTATAAGATCATATTAACAGGTTCTAATGCAAAATTATTAAGCGGTGAACTATCAACTCATCTGACCGGCCGGCATATTAAATTAGAATTGTATCCTTTTTCCTTTAAGGAGTATCTCAATTACAAAAAATTTGACGCTGCTATTTGGAAATCGTCTGATCAGTTGGCAAAACTACTAAAATTGACAG
Encoded here:
- a CDS encoding ATP-binding protein; translated protein: MQNNLLERVAIDQLENFKSKDPGVERDVDFERALKSKQILIITGIRRCGKSTLLRQLSEKLHSFYYLNFDDERLLKFTIDDFDNLLILWKKLYKSKTIILDEIQNVKNWERFVRRVYDEGYKIILTGSNAKLLSGELSTHLTGRHIKLELYPFSFKEYLNYKKFDAAIWKSSDQLAKLLKLTDEYVEYGGFPEYVIFQDEDYLKRIYEDILYKDLIVRFKIREVKSFRELANFLFTNFTSEISYNALQRALNFKSVASVKNYISYLQESYLVYELFKYDYSLKKQLIYNKKIYSVDNGLRNQVAFRFSGDSGKLLENVVFLQLKRDCSEVYYYKNKK